GTTCGAGGCGCCGACCACGATGGGCTTGCGGCCATCGACGCGCTTCATGACATGGGTCAGGAACGCCTTCGCCTCGGTCGGAGCCAGCTTGAACGCCTCGCCAAGCACGCCGAGGATGGTGATGCCGGTGACGCCGCATTCCAGATAGAAGTCGATCAGCGAGTCCGTGCTGTCGAAGTCGATGTCCCCCGTCGGCGTGAACGGGGTCGGAGCGATGATGTAGACGCCCCGCGTGGTCTCGTTGATCGTTTCGACCGCCATGATCGTTCCTCAGATGGCGCGGAGCTTCTCGATGATGCTCAGCTTTACGTTTTCGATATGGGTATGGACGCCGGCGCGGGCCGCCTCGCGGTCCTCGCGGCGCAGCGCGTCGATGATGGCAATATGCTCGCGGTGGCCAATCTCGAAGCGCTCGGGCACACGATCCAGATTGAACATGTGCGTTTTCAGGCGCAGGTCCTGAATCTGTTTGGCCAGCACCGCATTGCCGCTGCGGCTGGCGAACAGGCCGTGCAGCCGGCTGTCCAGCGCCCAATCGGCTTCCGCGCTCGGGATGGGGTCGTCGAGAAGCGCGCGGATATCGGCCTCCAGCGTGTCGAGCTCCGCCAGCGGAACGCGGCCGGTTGCGAGGCCGACCGCTTCCATCTCCAGGATCTGGCGCACATGCAGCGTCTCGATCAGCTCGCGGGTGGAGAATTCCTTGACCACCAGCACGCCGCCGGGCTTGCGGGTGATGAAACCCTCGCTCTCCAGCCGGTTCAGCGCGTCGCGCACCGGGGTGCGGGAAATCGCCAGTGCCTCGGCGAGGCGACGCTCCTGCAGCACCGAGCCGACGGGAATCTCGCGGCGGATCAGCCGGTCGAGCAGGTCGTTATAGGCTTTCTGGCCGAGGCTTTCCTCGCGCGGATCGGCGACGGGCGTCGGGCGGGCGGTCAGGGGCATGGACGACTCTGCGGCACGGCCGGGGCTTTTGGCGGGGGGCGCCCGGCCGGGAAGGGGACCGGCCGGGCGCAGGCACGAAGGGCGATCAGAACTGGGTCTTGATCGGGTCCTTCGGCGCAGGCGAGTAGCCGATCAAGGGCGTGGTGAGCTTGGCATAAGTACCGTCGGCGATCATGTCCGCCAGCGCCTTGTTCACCGCCTTCACGAGGTTCGGCTTGCCCTTCTTGAAGGGGAAGCCCTTCTGGATGTGGCTGAGATAGTCCGGCACCAGCACCAGCGGCAGCTTGGAGGCCTCGATGGCGTAGGCGGCGGCGATGGAGTCGGTGATGACCGCGTCGATCTGGCCGTTCACCAGATCCTGGATGGCGTCGGATTCGGCCTTGTAGCTCTTGGCCACGGCGCCGCGTTCCTCGGCCAGCTTCAGCCAGGTGGAGGAAACCAGCACGCCCACCGTCTTGCCCTTGATGTCGGCAGGCGTCTTGATGGTGGAGTCCTTCTTCACCACCACGCGGCCGCCCGATTCCAGCCAGCCATCGGCGAACATGACCTGCTTCTGGCGTTCGGCGGTGATGTCCATGGCGTCGGAGGCGAAGTCGTACTGGTCGGCGGCGAGGCCGACGAGCAGCGCCTCCCACTTGATGATGACCGGCTCATATTTGAGGTTCAGCCGGCGGGCGATTTCCTTGCCGACGCGGATCTCGAGCCCGTCCAGCTCGCCATCTGGGGCGCGCATGGAGAAGGGCGGGTAGGTGCCTTCGGTGGCGATGAGCAGCGTGCCGGGCTTGATCAGCTCCAGCTCCTGCGCGCCGGCCGGCGTGGTGAGGCTGCCGGCAAGGAGGCCGCCGACGAGAGCGGCGGCAAGCACGGGAAGAAGTGTCAGACGCATTGTTTTATCCCCTCTGTCGTCTGCTGTCGGTCGTCAACGGCGCGCGGGTGCGCAGCCGGTCCGCTCGAGGCGGGGGTGAGCCCGCCCGATTTCACGTCCGCCCGGCTGTCATGTCCGGGCGACACCGGCCGCGCGCAGCGCCAGCAGCTCGGCCATGACGGTGGCCGCAAGCAGCGCGGTGGTCTGGGCCGGCTGGTCATAGGGCGGGCACAGCTCCACCACGTCGGCGCCGACGAGGTTCACGCCCTCGATGCGGCGCAACAGGTCGAGCGCCTCGCGCGCGCTGGGCCCCCCGGCTTCCGGCGTCTGCACGGCCGGGGCGAAGGCGGGGTCGACGAAGTCGAGATCGAAGGTGAGATAGGCCGGCGCGCCGGCGGTGCGCTCCGCGATGCGGGCGGCGAGCGCGGGAATGCCCATGGCGAACATCTCGTCGGTGGTCACGACCTCATAGCCGAGCTCGACCGACTGGCTGACGTCGTCCGCCTTGAACAGCGAGCCGCGCATGCCGATCTGGATCGAGCGGGAGGGATCGACGATGCCTTCCTCCACCGCGCGGCGGAACGGCGTGCCGGCGCTGTAGCGCTTGCCGGCGAAATACTTGTCCCAGGTGTCGGAATGCGAGTCGAACTGGATCAGCGCCAGCGGCCCGTGGGTGGCGGCGACGGCACGCAGCGCCGCCAGCGTTACCGAATGATCGCCGCCAATGCCGAAGGGCGTCACGCCCGCCTCGACCACCGCGCGCACGGCGAGCTCCAGCCGCTCCAGCGATTCTTCCTCATAGCCCGGCACGACGGCGGCATCCCCCGCATCGGCGCAGGCCAGCGTCTCGAACACGTTAATGTTCCGATAGGGGTTGATCGGGCGTAGCATGATCGACATCGCCCGCACCGCATTGGGTGCGAAGCGCGCGCCGGTGCGGAACGGCGCCCCGGAATCCGAGGGCAGGCCGAGAATGGCGGCGTCGAGACCCTTCAGTGTCGTCGCCTGCGGCAGCCGCATGAAGGTCGGCACGCCGCAGAAGCGCGGGGTTTCCAGCGAGTCGATGGGCAGCACGCTCATCTTGAATGTCCTTTCACAGCGAGCGGGCGTAATGCCGCTCGAGCCGAGCCGCGGCCTGCGAGATGAGGGTGGTCATCACGAGGTAAATAACCGCGGTGGCGATGTAGAACTCGAACGGGCGGAAGGTCGTGGCGATGATGGTCTGCGAGTAGAGCGTGAGCTCGACGACGGTGATGGTGGAGAGCAGCGAGGTGTTCTTCACCATGGTGATCGCCTCGTTGGTCACGGGCGGCAGGATCACGCGGAAGACCTGGGGCAGGATGATACGGCTCATCATCTGCCAGCGGCCCATGCCGAGCGCCTGCGCGGACTCGGTCTGCCCCTTCGGGATGGCCGAGAGGCCAGCGCGGACGATCTCCGCGACATAGGCCCCCCCATTGACGCCGAGCGCGATCACGCCGGCGGTGAAGGGCGAGAGGCGCAGGCCAAGCTGCGGCAGGCCGAAATAGATGATGAAAATCTGGATCAGCGTCGGCGTGCCGCGAATGAACCAGATGTAGAAGCCGCTCGCCTCGCGCAGCGCCCGAAACCGGGAGACCTTGCCGAGCGCGGCGAGGAGGCCGCATAGCCAGCTCACCAGGATCGCCAGAATGGAGAGCACCAGCACGATCCAGCTCGCGCTGAGGAAGCCGGGAACATAGGGCGCGAAGCCTTCCCACCAGGTCGCGATCATGGCCGGGCTCCCTGCACCGTCGCCGGCGCGGCATAGGCATCCTCATGCAGCACGCGGCGCAGGAACTGCTGCAACCGCTCGCTCTTGGGCTGGCGCAGCACCTCGCGCGGCGGCCCGTCCTCGGCGATCACGCCCTGGTCGAAGAAGATCACGCGGTTGGAGACCTCGCGGGCAAAGCCGATCTCATGGGTGACGAGCAGCATGGTCATGCCCTCGCCGGCGAGGCTCGCCATCAAGGCCAGCACCTCGCCGACCAGCTCCGGGTCGAGCGCGGAGGTCACCTCGTCGAACAGCATCAGGCGCGGCTGCATGGCGAGCGCGCGGACGATGGCGACGCGCTGCTGCTGGCCGCCGGAGAGTTTTGAGGGGTAGGCGTGGCGCTTCTCGGCGAGGCCGATGCGGGCGAGCAAAGCTTCCGCCTTGGCGACGGCTTCCGCGCGCGGCTCGCCCTTCACTCGGATGGGGGCCTCGATGACGTTTTCCAGCACTGTCATATGCGGCCAGAGATTGTAGCTTTGGAACACCATGCCGATGCGCGCCCGCAGATCACGCAGCTGCGCGGCATTGGGGGCGCGGCGGGCGCCCGGCTCATAGTCGAAATGGACGTCGCCGAAATCCATCGTGCCGCCGCTCGGCGTTTCCAGCACGTTGATGCAGCGCAGGAAGGTGCTCTTGCCGGAGCCGGAGGCGCCGATGATCGACACCACCTCGCCGGCATGCACATCCAGCGAGACGCCTTTCAGCACCTGATGCGCGCCGAAGCTCTTGGTGAGGTCGCGGATGCGGATGAGCGGTTCACCGGCCATCAGGCGCTCCCCGCCGGAGAAAAGATGTCGATCAGGCAGTCGCGCGGCGTGCGGTCCTCGCCATTGATCGGGGTGATGTCCTGCGGGCAGCAGGAGAAGGCCATGATGATGTCGGCCTCGGCTTGCAGCACGAGGTAGGAGCCGGGTTTGGAGGCCGGAAGCAGCCTGTCGAGCGAGCCGTCGGCCCGCACATCCACGCACATGAAGAAATTGGCCGGTGCCGGCGTGACGGGGAAGCTGATGCCGAGTTCGGCCAGCCCCTCATGCAGATTGTCGGCGCAGGAGCGGTGATAGCCGGTGACGCCGAGCTGGCGGTAGATGTCGGCATTGCAGGCGCAGAGCAGCGTGTCGTGGCGGCCCGAGGAGGTGTCCTCGACGATGGACACCAGCGGCCGGCGCTTCGTGCTGACCAGCGGCGTGTTGCTTGTGACATGCACGGTCGAATGGACGGACCGGAAATTGTCCATCGAGGTGAACTCGTAAATGTCGGCCTGAGTGAAGGCCCAGAAGTCGATGGCCTGCGTGCCGAAAGGGTTGGTCAGCTTCAGCCGCTGCCCCGCGCGCATCCGCACCGCCTTGCCGGTGCCGGCGGCGAGGACGAGGGAGTCGTCGAGCCGATAGTCCATCGCATCCTCACGCTTCACGCCGTCCGCCGAGGGGCAGGGCGCGCCTTGACCCAGCGTTGCCCGCTATAGTCATCTAACGCATTGATATTTTTGGGTATACCGATGGAATGCAAGCGGCATTTTTAATCAGCTCATGCCTCAAAGCTGAGCATTGCGGCGCCGCCGGCGCGAGGGGAGCCAGCGTGCCGCCGCACCCGAGCGGGGCTTCGAGGGAGCCGCAACCCTCTGCCGCCGCTGCCGTTTGAGCGGGTCCACCGACCCGCCTTCTGCCCGGCCTTGGCGGCTTGGCACATATCTGGAAAAGAGGGGCGCTCGCTCCCGCCCGCTGACGGAAGAACGTGCATGATGACGACAGCCACCCCTCTCGCCCCCGAGGCCCCCCGCCTGCTCGATGCCGGCGAGAGCGGGCTCGTCATCGAGTTCGGCGATGCCATCGACGAGGACGTGAACCGGCGGGTCATCGCGCTGGCGGCGGCGCTGGAGGCGCTTTGCCTGCCGGGCCTGCGCGAGGTGGTGCCGACCTATCGCTCGGCCCTCGTCCTGTTCGACCCGCTCCTTCTGCCGCGCCACGAACTGCGGGCGGCGGTGCTGGAGCTCGCAACGCAGGACCATGCCGCCGAAGCGACAGGCACGGTGTGGCGCGTGCCGGTGCTTTATGGCGGCGCCCATGGGGTCGATCTCGACGCGGTGGCGCGGCTGCACGGGTTCACGACCGATGAGGTGATCGGTCTGCACAGTGGCGCCAACTACCGGGTCTATATGATCGGCTTCGCGCCCGGCTTCGCCTATCTCGGGGGCCTGCCCGAGCCTATCCACACCAGCCGGCGCACCGATCCGCGGCTGAAGACCCCGCCGCGCAGCATCTCCATTGGCGGGCGGCAGGCGGCCATCTCCCCGCCGCTGGAAATCCCCAGCGGCTGGCACCTGCTCGGCCAGACGCCGGTGCGCTCCTATGACCCGGCCCGCACGGAGCGCCCCTTTCTCTTCGCCGCCGGGGACACGATCCGCTTCGTCCCCATTGCGGCGGCCGAGTACGACGCGCTCTGCCGCGCGGCGGAACAGGGCGCGCTCATCGCCGAGGCGGAGGCGGCGTGATGGCTGCTTTGCGCATCGACCGGCCGGGCCTGTTCTCCAGCCTCCAGGACATGGGGCGCTTCGGCTATCAGCGCTTCGGCATTTCCGCCTCGGGGGCGATGGACACGCTCGCGCTGCAGGCGGCGAACCTGCTCGTGGGCAATCCGCGCGGCAGGGCGGCGGTGGAACTCACCATGCTCGGCCTCTCCGCCGTGGTGGAGGAGGGGCCCGTGCGCTTCGCATTGGCGGGCGCCGACATGACCCTCCGCATCAATGATTGCCCGGCGGAGAGCTGGCAGTCGCATGCTTTGTCCCCCGGTGACCGTCTCGACATCGGCGCCGCGCGCACGGGAATGCGCGCCTATCTCGCCATTGCCGGCGGCTTTGATGTTCCCCCGACGCTCGGCAGCCTCTCGACCCATTCGCGTTCCGCTATCGGCGGGCTGGAAGGGCGCGCGCTGCGCACGGGCGATCTTCTGCCGCTGAACGGCGTGCCGGCCGGCCCGTTGCTCATGCTAGCGGACGCCCATCGCCCGCGCGCCCACGGCCCGATCCGCGTCGTTCTCGGCCCGCAGGACGATTTCTTCACTCCCGCCGGCATCGCCACCTTCCTCGGTTCGGAGTACCGCGTCACTGACAAGGCCGACCGCATGGGTGCGCAGCTCGACGGTCCCGCCATCGAGCACGCGGCCGGATTCAACATCGTCTCCGACGGCATCATGAATGGCTCGATCCAGGTGCCCGGCAATGGCCGCCCGCTGGTGCTGCTGGCCGACCGGCAGAGCACCGGTGGCTACCCGAAGATCGCCACTGTCATTGGCCCCGACCTCTGGCGGCTCGGCCAGGCCCGCCCCGGCGACACGTTGCGCTTTGCCGCGATCAGCCCCGATGAGGCGCAGGCGGCGGCTGAGGCGCAGGAACGGCTCATCGCGGGCCTGCCCGCCGCCATGAGCGAGCCGCCCCCGCCGGGCGCGGAGCTTTCCAGCGAACGTCTTCTCGCCCACAACCTCATCGGCGGCGTCTGCTCGGCGCTCGATCCGCTGCCCCTCTGACGGAGCCTGCCATGACCAAGATCGACCTCAATTGCGACATGGGCGAAGGTTTCGGAGTCTATTCACTGGGCGACGACGCGGCGATGCTGGAGATCGTCACCTCCGCCAACATCGCCTGCGGCTTCCACGCCGGTGACCCGCTGGTGATGGCCGACACGCTCGCCGGCGCCAAGGCGCGCGGCGTTGGCTGCGGCGCCCATCCGAGTTTCATGGATCTTTGGGGGTTTGGCCGTCGGCCTATCCTCGGGCAGAGCCCGGCCGATATCGAGAAGCAGCTCATCTACCAGATCGGCGCGCTACAGGCATTGGCTGCGGCGCAGGGCCAGCGGCTCACCCATGTGAAAACCCATGGCTCGCTCGGCAACATGGCCAATGAGGACATCGACCTCGCCCGCGCCGTCGCCCGCGCCATCCGGGCGGTGGACCGCGATTTCATCTTCGTGGTGATGCCGGGCCTTCCGACCGAGCGGGCCGGCGAGGCAGCGGGTTTGAGGCTCGCCCGCGAGATCTATGCCGACCGCGCCTATGCCGCGAACGGCAACCTCGCCTCCCGCAAGCTCCCCGGCGCCGTGCTGCACGATGCCGAGGCTGCCGCCGCGCGCATCCTCGCCATCGTCGAGACCGGCGAAGTGACCGCGCTCGACGGCACCCGCATCAAGGTCCGCGCCGACACGGTCTGCGTCCATGGCGACACCGCCGACGCCGTGGCGATGGCACGCGCGGTCAAGACCCGTCTGATCGGCGCGGGCTATGAGGTGCGGCCCATGGGCGAGTGGCTGTAGCGGGGAAGGGGAACGCTGCGATCATTCAGCCACCAGCCAGCGGGCCACCGGATGCAAGTCGGGACGTGTATGGTTTGGGACTAGATGGCGGAGGGAGCGTCCGAAATACTACGTGTCGCCTCAATTCGCCTGAGTTCGTAAAGCCGTTGAAATATCGATATTTATTCCCGCGCCATGCTACCAGAGTTCGTCGCCGTTCGCTAGAATGACGATCTGTGGGTGGGGTAGGGGGTGGGGTAGCGATGGCCAAGGCGACTAACAAGCTGTCGGCTCGATCCGTGACGGCAATCACCGATCCCGGTCGTCATTCAGATGGCGGCGGACTCTATCTTCAGGTCGCTCCGACTGGTGCAAAGTCCTGGCTGTTCATGTTCAAGCGGGAGGGCAAACGCTCGGAGTTGGGGCTGGGCTCCGTACGTGACGTGTCGCTGGCCGAAGCCCGCCAGAAGGCTGCCGATGCTCGCAAGATCGTTGATGCCGGAAAAAGCCCACTGGAAGAGCGCCGTGCCGTTGAGGCCGCCCGAAAGGCACAGGTGGACAAGCCGACCTTTGGAGAGGTGGCAGATCGTCTGATCGAGAGCATCGCTCCGGGGTTTCGGAATGCCAAGCATCTCGATCAATGGCGAATGACGCTCGGTCCCACCTATTGCTCCTCGATACGCGGCACTCCGGTAGATGCCATCACTACCGAGGATATTTTGGCCTTACTGATGCCGATCTGGACGAAGAAGGCCGAGACCGCCTCCCGCATCCGTGGCCGGATCGAGCGGGTGCTTGATGCCGCCAGGGCGAAGGGCCTGCGTTCAGGAGAGAACCCGGCACTGTGGCGCGGCCATCTCGATAGCCTGCTGCCAAAGCGCCAGAAGCTACAGCGGGGTCATCATGCGGCGATGCCCTATGCAGAGATGCCGGCCTTCATCGCAACCCTTCAAGACAGTGAGGGCGTGACCGCCCGTGCTCTTGAATTCCTGATCCTGACAGCCGCCCGCTCCGGTGAGGCTAGAGAGGTGCGATGGCGAGAGATCGATCTGAAGGCAAAGATATGGACGGTCCCCGCCCATCGCATGAAGGCGGGACGTGAGCACCGAGTGCCGCTCTCGGATCGGGCCGCCAGACTCCTGACCGGAATGAAGCTGCCGGGCTCTGAAGCCGATGCCTTTGTGTTTCCGGGAGCCCGAAAGGCTAAACCCTTATCCGTCATGGCTTTCGATATGCAATTGCGACGAATGGATTGCGACTGCACCGTTCACGGTT
Above is a window of Ancylobacter sp. WKF20 DNA encoding:
- a CDS encoding GntR family transcriptional regulator produces the protein MPLTARPTPVADPREESLGQKAYNDLLDRLIRREIPVGSVLQERRLAEALAISRTPVRDALNRLESEGFITRKPGGVLVVKEFSTRELIETLHVRQILEMEAVGLATGRVPLAELDTLEADIRALLDDPIPSAEADWALDSRLHGLFASRSGNAVLAKQIQDLRLKTHMFNLDRVPERFEIGHREHIAIIDALRREDREAARAGVHTHIENVKLSIIEKLRAI
- a CDS encoding transporter substrate-binding domain-containing protein, which codes for MRLTLLPVLAAALVGGLLAGSLTTPAGAQELELIKPGTLLIATEGTYPPFSMRAPDGELDGLEIRVGKEIARRLNLKYEPVIIKWEALLVGLAADQYDFASDAMDITAERQKQVMFADGWLESGGRVVVKKDSTIKTPADIKGKTVGVLVSSTWLKLAEERGAVAKSYKAESDAIQDLVNGQIDAVITDSIAAAYAIEASKLPLVLVPDYLSHIQKGFPFKKGKPNLVKAVNKALADMIADGTYAKLTTPLIGYSPAPKDPIKTQF
- the speB gene encoding agmatinase, producing MSVLPIDSLETPRFCGVPTFMRLPQATTLKGLDAAILGLPSDSGAPFRTGARFAPNAVRAMSIMLRPINPYRNINVFETLACADAGDAAVVPGYEEESLERLELAVRAVVEAGVTPFGIGGDHSVTLAALRAVAATHGPLALIQFDSHSDTWDKYFAGKRYSAGTPFRRAVEEGIVDPSRSIQIGMRGSLFKADDVSQSVELGYEVVTTDEMFAMGIPALAARIAERTAGAPAYLTFDLDFVDPAFAPAVQTPEAGGPSAREALDLLRRIEGVNLVGADVVELCPPYDQPAQTTALLAATVMAELLALRAAGVART
- a CDS encoding amino acid ABC transporter permease codes for the protein MIATWWEGFAPYVPGFLSASWIVLVLSILAILVSWLCGLLAALGKVSRFRALREASGFYIWFIRGTPTLIQIFIIYFGLPQLGLRLSPFTAGVIALGVNGGAYVAEIVRAGLSAIPKGQTESAQALGMGRWQMMSRIILPQVFRVILPPVTNEAITMVKNTSLLSTITVVELTLYSQTIIATTFRPFEFYIATAVIYLVMTTLISQAAARLERHYARSL
- a CDS encoding amino acid ABC transporter ATP-binding protein gives rise to the protein MAGEPLIRIRDLTKSFGAHQVLKGVSLDVHAGEVVSIIGASGSGKSTFLRCINVLETPSGGTMDFGDVHFDYEPGARRAPNAAQLRDLRARIGMVFQSYNLWPHMTVLENVIEAPIRVKGEPRAEAVAKAEALLARIGLAEKRHAYPSKLSGGQQQRVAIVRALAMQPRLMLFDEVTSALDPELVGEVLALMASLAGEGMTMLLVTHEIGFAREVSNRVIFFDQGVIAEDGPPREVLRQPKSERLQQFLRRVLHEDAYAAPATVQGARP
- a CDS encoding urea carboxylase-associated family protein — translated: MKREDAMDYRLDDSLVLAAGTGKAVRMRAGQRLKLTNPFGTQAIDFWAFTQADIYEFTSMDNFRSVHSTVHVTSNTPLVSTKRRPLVSIVEDTSSGRHDTLLCACNADIYRQLGVTGYHRSCADNLHEGLAELGISFPVTPAPANFFMCVDVRADGSLDRLLPASKPGSYLVLQAEADIIMAFSCCPQDITPINGEDRTPRDCLIDIFSPAGSA
- the pxpB gene encoding 5-oxoprolinase subunit PxpB; its protein translation is MMTTATPLAPEAPRLLDAGESGLVIEFGDAIDEDVNRRVIALAAALEALCLPGLREVVPTYRSALVLFDPLLLPRHELRAAVLELATQDHAAEATGTVWRVPVLYGGAHGVDLDAVARLHGFTTDEVIGLHSGANYRVYMIGFAPGFAYLGGLPEPIHTSRRTDPRLKTPPRSISIGGRQAAISPPLEIPSGWHLLGQTPVRSYDPARTERPFLFAAGDTIRFVPIAAAEYDALCRAAEQGALIAEAEAA
- a CDS encoding biotin-dependent carboxyltransferase family protein, with translation MAALRIDRPGLFSSLQDMGRFGYQRFGISASGAMDTLALQAANLLVGNPRGRAAVELTMLGLSAVVEEGPVRFALAGADMTLRINDCPAESWQSHALSPGDRLDIGAARTGMRAYLAIAGGFDVPPTLGSLSTHSRSAIGGLEGRALRTGDLLPLNGVPAGPLLMLADAHRPRAHGPIRVVLGPQDDFFTPAGIATFLGSEYRVTDKADRMGAQLDGPAIEHAAGFNIVSDGIMNGSIQVPGNGRPLVLLADRQSTGGYPKIATVIGPDLWRLGQARPGDTLRFAAISPDEAQAAAEAQERLIAGLPAAMSEPPPPGAELSSERLLAHNLIGGVCSALDPLPL
- a CDS encoding LamB/YcsF family protein codes for the protein MTKIDLNCDMGEGFGVYSLGDDAAMLEIVTSANIACGFHAGDPLVMADTLAGAKARGVGCGAHPSFMDLWGFGRRPILGQSPADIEKQLIYQIGALQALAAAQGQRLTHVKTHGSLGNMANEDIDLARAVARAIRAVDRDFIFVVMPGLPTERAGEAAGLRLAREIYADRAYAANGNLASRKLPGAVLHDAEAAAARILAIVETGEVTALDGTRIKVRADTVCVHGDTADAVAMARAVKTRLIGAGYEVRPMGEWL
- a CDS encoding site-specific integrase; protein product: MAKATNKLSARSVTAITDPGRHSDGGGLYLQVAPTGAKSWLFMFKREGKRSELGLGSVRDVSLAEARQKAADARKIVDAGKSPLEERRAVEAARKAQVDKPTFGEVADRLIESIAPGFRNAKHLDQWRMTLGPTYCSSIRGTPVDAITTEDILALLMPIWTKKAETASRIRGRIERVLDAARAKGLRSGENPALWRGHLDSLLPKRQKLQRGHHAAMPYAEMPAFIATLQDSEGVTARALEFLILTAARSGEAREVRWREIDLKAKIWTVPAHRMKAGREHRVPLSDRAARLLTGMKLPGSEADAFVFPGARKAKPLSVMAFDMQLRRMDCDCTVHGFRSTFRDWVGEETAFPREVAEAALAHTVGDEVERAYRRGDALEKRRKLMEAWASHCAGEDAQQDTRLSEDVADLIIFSGEQGERGVQN